CGACTGGCGAAGGACGGCGCGCTGCGCGGCAGGCGCATCGCAGCGCTAGACCTGCATGATATCGTGGCGCCGAAAACGCCTGTCGCGGCCGGCATTTCGACCACCATCCACACCGGCGACCTTGCCGCGCCCGGCGCGGCCGACGCGCTTTTGAGAACGCGCCCAGACATCGTCTTCCATCTGGCCGGTGTCGTCTCCGGGGAGGCGGAAGCCAATTTCGACCTCGGCTACCGGGTCAACCTCGACGGCACGAGAGCACTGTTCGACGCGATCAGGGTGGCGGCTTACAATCCACGCGTCGTCTTCACCTCGTCGATCGCCGTGTTCGGCGCACCGTTTCCGCCGGTCATTCCCGACGATTTCCACGCCACGCCGCTGACCTCCTACGGCACGCAGAAACTGGTCGGCGAGGCGCTGCTGGCCGACTATTCGCGACGCGGCTTCTTCGACGGCATCGGCATTCGCCTGCCGACGATCTGTGTCAGGCCCGGCAAGCCGAACAAGGCCGCTTCCGGTTTCTTCTCCGGCATCATCCGTGAGCCGCTGAACGGCGTCGAGGCGATGCTGCCGGTGCCGCGTTCGGTGGTGCACACCCATGCCAGCCCGCGCTCGGCGGTCGGGTTCCTGATCCGCGCCGCCGAGATCGACGGCGCGACCGTAGGCCCGCGCCGCAACATCACCATGCCGGGTGTCGGGGTCAGCGTCGCCGAGCAGATCGAGGCGCTTGGCCGCGTCGCCGGTGTAAAAGCGGTCGCGCTGATCCGCGAGGCGCCGGACGAGGCGGTGTGGGCGATCGTCAAGAACTGGCCGACCCGCTTCGAGGCACGCCGCGCACGGGAACTGGGTTTCGAAGCGGAGACCAGTTTCGATGCTATCATCCATGCGCATATCGAGGATGAACTGGGCGAGTAGGTGTTTTTCTCCACCGCAAGGGGAGACAGCGCTTAAGCTCGCAGACTGGCCGTCAGCAGGATAAGGCCGAACAGGAACACCATCGCCGCGCCGCCGATTTCGATGGCGGAATGGACGCGGTTGCCGAAACGGCCGTCGCCGGCCAGCATCACGGCCCAGTCCTTGGCCGTCACTGCCAGCGTGGCGAGCAGGGAGACGGTGATCGCCGTTCCCACCGCCATCGCCAGCACCGACAGGATGCCGCCAGCCCACAGGCCGTTGAGGAAGGCGAAGGACAGCACGATCAGCGCGCCGGAGCAGGGCCTGATGCCGACGGCGGCAACCGCCGTCCAGGCGCTGCGCCAGTCGAAGCGGTCGCCGGCGAGCAGGGTCGGGTCGGGTGCATGCGAATGACCGCAGCTCTCGCAGACCTGGCCCGGGCCATGATCGTGATGATGGTGGTCGTGGTGGTGATGATCATGGCCGGCATGATCGTGGTGATCGTGCCCGTGGTCATGATGGTCGTGGGCGGAATGGTCATGCGAATGTGCCGCGCGGGCATGACCATGGTCGGCATGGCTGTGGCCGCCGGCATGGGCATGCGCGGCTGACAGGCTGTAGGTGGGTGCCGCGCCGAACAAGCGCTTCACCGCCGGGCCGAGCTTGCGCCACAATAGCCAGGCGCCGAAGACCGTCACGAAGGCGTAAGACGCGATCTCCAGGAACCAGGCGGTGTCGGTCATCGAGATCGAGGTGCCGCGCAGCACGAAATAGGCAAGCAGCATCACCACGATGGCGGTGATCGCCTGCAGGAAGGCGGAGATGAAGGAGAGCAGGATGCCGCGCCTCAGCGCCACTTCATTGGCCAGCATGTAGGAGGAAATCACGGCCTTGCCGTGGCCAGGGCCGGCGGCATGGAAGATGCCGTAGACGAAGGACAGGCCGATCAGCAGCCAGAGTTTCGAACCGTCCTGGCGCATCGCTTTGATGGCGTCGGCGAGCGCGTGGTAGAATTGTTGCTGGCGCAAGTTGACCCAGGTCAGGAAGCCGGAAAACAGGCCGGTGCTCGGCGCCATCGCGTCATTGGTGCCGATGCCCAGCGAGCTCTGCGCGTGGGCGTGGCCGGCCAGCTGCGCCGTCACGAAGGCCGTCGCCAGCAGGCAGAAGATCAGGCGTGTCGTCGTCTTGGTCACGGGGGGTTACCCTTCTGGCCGACAGTTCAACTCGAGTTTGGTCGCGAAGATCTTGCTCATGTCCGTGCCTGTCGGATCGTTGAAGAACGCTTCCGTCAGGGTCTTCTGGTTCTGGGCGATCGCCTGGTCCGGGTCCGGCCGGATGACGGAGCGGTTGCAGGAGGAAGGCAGGTCCTTCACCGAGAGGTTGGTATCGTCGGTGAAGTCGATGGCGGTATAGAAGGTCGGATCGTAGACGCCGAGGTCGATCTTGCCTTTCAGCCTGAGTGGTTGCTGCGGCTGGTCTTCGAACAGAACGATGAGCTGGTTGTTGTCGAAGGAGGCGACGATGTCGGCCGGCGCCTTCATCTTGACGTCCTTGCCGTCGACGGTGACCATCTGGAAATAATTGTACTCGGCCAGCGACGCCTTAATGGTGTTGGCCACTTCCTTCAGCTCGGCATCGTCGAGCTTGAGGTCGGAATTCTTGTCGAACTCCATCAGCACCGTCGAGGAGAACAATTCGTCGAAGCGCCAGAGGTGGCGCAATGCCGCGATCGACTGATGGTCGGGGGAAAGCACGACGTCGAGGCGGGCCTCGGCAAAGACGTGCGGGTGGACCATGGCCGGCACCGTGCCGGTAAGCAAGGCGCCGAAGGCCGCGGCCGTAGTGGCTATTCGTCCCCGGACGTTCATGGACCCTGGCGATTCCTTCGGATGAGCATGGCCCCGAGGGTTACCAGAAACCGGGCGAAAGTGGGACCGGGCTAACGAAAATGTTATGACGTTTCGTGCGTCTTGAACCACTGCACCATGAAGTCGACGAAGACACGCACCTTCGCCGGCAGGTAGCGGCGGTGCGGATAGACCGCGAAAATGCCGCCGTTGAAGTCGATGCGGTCCTCGAGCAGCGAGATCAGCCGGCCGCTCTTGATTTCCGGTGCGGCGACGAAATCCGGCAGCAGGGCAAAGCCCAGGCCGGCGAGGGCCGCCATGCGGGTGGTGATGGGGCTGTTGACCATCATCGGGCCGCTGATCGGAACACTGGTGATGTCGCCGTCGTCGCCACGGAACGGCCAGTTGGAGGCCCAGCGGCCATTGGTGTCGACCACGCAGGGCATGTGCGCCAGGTCCTGAGGGCGGGTCGGCTTGCCATATTTGGCGATCAGCTCCTGCGAACCGCAGAGTTTCAGCGTAAACGGCGCCAGCTTGCGGGCGATCAGCGAGGAGTTTTCAAGCCGCGTGATGCGGATGGCGAGGTCGAAGCCTTCCTCGACAAGGTCGACGAAGCGATCGTCGAGATGCACCTCCAGCGAGACGTCCGGATATTGCCTGGCGAAATCGATCATCGATTGACCGACCGCCGCGTCCGCCATGGTGCGCGGCGCCGAAAGCTTGATCCTGCCGCGCACGTCGCCGGAACTGTCGCGCACCGCGTCCGACAGGCTGTCGATCTCGCGCACGATCTCGGAGGCGCGTTTGTAATAGGTATGGCCGGCCTCGGTCAGCGAGAACTGACGGGTGGTGCGATTGAGCAAGAGCGCGCCGAGTTCGTCTTCCAGTTCGCGCACATATTTGGAGAGCAGCGCCTTCGAACGGCCGATCTTGCGACCTGCGGCCGAAAAACCCTCCGCCTCGACCACGTCGATGAAGGCGCGCATGCGGGTGAGAGTGTCCATCGCGTCAGGCCTTTCCGGCTGTTTCGAGAATACGCCGCCCAAGCCGGACAAGCGCGAGGTCGCTGCCTTGCGGGCTGAGCAGCGAGATGCCGAATGGCGCGCCATCGACGGTTCCAAGCGGCAGCGTGATCTGCGGGAAGCCGGAAAGCCCGGACAGGCAAAGCAGATGCAAGGCACGCTCGCGATAGGCCTGCGTTTCGTCGAAACTCGAAGCTGCCAACGGTGCCGCGCCCGGTACGGTCGGCAGGACGAGGATGCCGTCGTCGCCGAGACGGTCGGCGAGTTCGGCGCGGAAGGAGGCGCGGCACGCGGTTTCGGTCGTCACGGTACCTTGGTCGATGCTGGCGCCATAGGCAAACCGCTCCTTGACGCCCGGACCGAGGCGGCGGTCACCCTCTTCGATCCAGCGGCCATGCGAACCCCAGGCTTCGGAAGCCTGCAGTTTGCGGAAGCACCAGTAGAGGTCGTCAAGGTCGTGGGTGAGGGCAGGGGCGATCTTGGATTCGCCGAGGATTGGCGCGATGGCGTCAATCATGCGGCGATATTCCGCCGCTTCCACATTGCCCAGCAGCAGGTCGTTGAGGGCTGCGAGGCGGAAGGGGCGCGGGTGAGCGAGGCTCACCGCATCCTCTCTCCCAAATAGCACCTCCGCCACCTTCTCGTAGGTCCCGATGTCCCGTGCGAACCAGCCGAAGGTATCGAAACTGGGCGCCAACGGCATGGTGCCTTCAAGCGAGATCGCGCCATGGGTGGTGCGCAGTCCGATCAGGCCGCAGAAGCTTGCCGGCGCGCGGATCGAGCCGCCGGTGTCGGAGCCCGTTGCGATGTCGGCAAGACCGCTGGCAACGGCCGCTGCCGAGCCCGAGGACGACCCGCCAGTGACACGGTTGGGGGCGGCCGGGTTCACAGGCCTTGGAAAATGGGCGTTCTGACCCATCAGCGAGAAAGCGAGCTCGTCGGTCTGTGTCTTGGCGACGAATCGCGCGCCGGCATCGAGCAGTTTTCGCACCGTGGGTGCCGTTTTAGCCGCTGCTGCGCCGTTTTCGCCCTTGTCGGGATTGCCGCAGCCGGTGACGTAGCCAGCGACGTCGAAAATGTCCTTCACGGCCAGGGACAGGCCGGCTAGCGGGCCGGATTGTGCATGGGAAACAGCCACTTGTGGCAAATCGAGGAAGGCATTGAAGGGGTCGCGCTGGCTGGGCATCGTTCAATATCTGGATACTGTGCGTCCACAGTCGTTCGACAGCCGAATTTTTTCAAGCCGGGGTTCGATTTTAATTGATTGTGAAAGCATGCGCGCCTATATCGCGCTTGCCCAAAGTCGCACGTGCCTGTGGGCGTCCCCCGACCCTCGAATGGCGAGGATATCGGGACGGTACCCGGGAAGTAACGAGCCCGGTCGGTTCAGCGGCCAACCGCCGATCCGAGGACGTCTTGAAGCAACGACGGTGCGGGCCTTTCTGGTGTTTTCCGGTTGTCCATAGACCGGGGTTACTGAAGAGGCACACCCTCATTGCCGGCAGTGCGGTTGGGATTTCCCATCCAAGCCAAGGCAGACAAAGCGGATCATAGCCGGGCAAGGCTAGGTCCATCGCCGCGAGACGGCTTTCCATGGTTCCGGGGTCTCCACCGGCTGGTACCATCGGATTTTCGTCCCGCCTTTGTTTGACCGCGTGTTCGCGAGGCAGAAGGCCCGCGTTCCGCACCTTTGCACGCACCGCCTGGTGCGATGGAGGTTCCGATGGCTACGCAACGTGTACTCGATTTCCTCGCCACCCGACGCCCCGAAGGCCCTTGCCTCGTCGTCGACCTCGATGTCGTGCGCGATAACTTCCGCGCCTTCGAGAAGGCGCTTCCCGATTCCCGGATCTACTACGCGGTGAAGGCAAACCCGGCGCCGGAAATCCTGCGCCTGCTCGCAGCGATGGGCTCGTCTTTCGACACCGCGTCGGTTGCCGAGGCCGAGATGGCGATGGACGCCGGCGCGCCCGCCGACCGCATCTCCTTCGGCAACACCATCAAGAAGGAGCGCGATATCGCTAAGGCCTATGCGCTCGGCATCCGCCTGTTCGCCGTCGACAGCGTCGAAGAGGTGGAAAAGGTGGCCCGCGCCGCTCCGGCCGCGCGCGTGTTCTGCCGCGTGCTGACCGACGGCGAAGGCGCCGAATGGCCGTTGTCGCGCAAGTTCGGTTGCGTGCCGGCGATGGCGGTCGACGTGCTGCGCCGCGCCAAGGTGCTGGGCCTCGACGCCTATGGCGTGTCGTTCCATGTCGGCTCGCAGCAGACCGACCTGACCGCCTGGGACCGTGCGCTGGGCGATGCCAAGCGCGTGTTCGCGACGCTTGCCGAGGAAGGCATCGTCTTGAAGATGGTCAACATGGGCGGCGGCTTCCCGACCCGTTACCTGAAGGATGTGCCGGCGGCGCAGGCCTATGGCCAGGCGATCTTCGGCGCGCTGCGCAAGCACTTCGGCAACGACATCCCGGAGACCATCATCGAGCCGGGCCGCGGCATGGTCGGCAATGCGGGCGTCATCAAGTCGGAAGTCGTGCTGATCTCGAAGAAGGCCGACAACGACAATGTGCGCTGGGTCTATCTCGACATCGGCAAGTTCGGCGGTCTCGCCGAGACGATGGACGAGGCGATCCGCTACCCGATCGTGACCGCGCATGACGGTGGCGAGGTGGCTCCCTGCGTGCTCGCCGGACCGACCTGCGATTCGGCCGACGTGATGTACGAGAAGGCGCCGTATCCGCTGCCTTTGTCGCTGACCATCGGCGACGAGGTGCTGATCGAAGGCACCGGCGCCTATACGACCACCTATTCGGCGGTCGCCTTCAACGGCTTCGAGCCTCTCCGATCCTACGTGATCTGACGGGCGCAAAGCTCGTCAGATCATCCCGCTCGCCGGCAGCAATGCCGGCGGTGGGTTCGCTTGTGGAACACCTCCGCTCGTGAAGGATCGCGGAAATGGACATCGCCAAAATTCTCCCGGCAGCGCTGCCTGCCTTCATCATCACCGCCGAGAACGGCGCCGACGCTGCCGCGCGCGAAGCGCTGCTCGACCGCGCCATGGGCGCGGGCCGTAAGCGCAAGTCGTCGGAAAAGCTGCGGCGCGGACGCCGCCCGTCCGAAGGCTTGGCTTTCGTTGCCCGCAACGAGACCGGTGCCATCGTCGGCACCGTGCGGCTCTGGGATGTGCGGCTGGGCGAGGGTGGTGCGCCAGCCCTGCTGCTCGGTCCGCTTGCGGTCGATCCGATGGTGAAGAGCGCCGGCATCGGCTCGGCGCTGATGCGGCAGGCGATCACTGAAGCCGGCAGGCTCGGCCATCGCGCCGTGCTCTTGGTCGGCGATGCACCCTATTACGGGCGTTTCGGCTTCTCGGCTGAAAAGACCGGTCGCCTGGCGATGCCCGGCCCTTATGAGCGCGACCGCTTCCTGGCGTTGGAGTTGGCGGAGGGCGCGCTGGACGGCGCGCACGGTACGCTGAAGGCCGCTGGGCGCAAGGCCGGCGAGCGGGCGGGAATGCGGATCGTGGCGGCCTGAAGGCGGCAGGTAGCTTTCAGCTCAATCTGCCGCCGTTATCATTGATTTCTGGCCGATACGCCAGGACAAGGCCGTGGTAGTATCTCGGCGATGGTCTTCGGGTCAGCCGACGAGCTGGCTCAGCGCCATGGCGACCGTCATGTCGCCCTCGACCTTCAACTTGCCGGTCATGAAGGCCATGGTCGGGTTGAGGTCGCCGGCAAGCAGCGATTCCAGATTGTCGAGCGAGAGCTTGATGGTGCAGTCAGTCGGGGCGTCGGTGGTCGAAACGGTCGCGCCGTCGATGACGATGACGCCGTCGGCGCCGGTATCGAACTTCACCGACTTGTCGAAGCCGGCGCTGGCAACTTTGGACTTGAGCTGATCTGCGATTTCCTGAACGCCCATGACTGTCTCCCTTGTTAACGGCGCATTTGCGCCAGTTGTGCAGTCCGGACCGTTCCGAACCCGTGCGGACCGGTGGCGAGCGCCTGCGCGCCCGAGCTTGTCGGCCGTCGAGCACGCATATAGCCTTTGATTGACGTTTACGTCAACGTGATTTCGGTGACAAATGCGGCGTGCCGATGGGGCTCACCGCACCAGCGATTTTGCCGCCAGA
The genomic region above belongs to Mesorhizobium terrae and contains:
- the odc2 gene encoding ornithine/lysine decarboxylase, which codes for MATQRVLDFLATRRPEGPCLVVDLDVVRDNFRAFEKALPDSRIYYAVKANPAPEILRLLAAMGSSFDTASVAEAEMAMDAGAPADRISFGNTIKKERDIAKAYALGIRLFAVDSVEEVEKVARAAPAARVFCRVLTDGEGAEWPLSRKFGCVPAMAVDVLRRAKVLGLDAYGVSFHVGSQQTDLTAWDRALGDAKRVFATLAEEGIVLKMVNMGGGFPTRYLKDVPAAQAYGQAIFGALRKHFGNDIPETIIEPGRGMVGNAGVIKSEVVLISKKADNDNVRWVYLDIGKFGGLAETMDEAIRYPIVTAHDGGEVAPCVLAGPTCDSADVMYEKAPYPLPLSLTIGDEVLIEGTGAYTTTYSAVAFNGFEPLRSYVI
- a CDS encoding DUF1007 family protein, with product MNVRGRIATTAAAFGALLTGTVPAMVHPHVFAEARLDVVLSPDHQSIAALRHLWRFDELFSSTVLMEFDKNSDLKLDDAELKEVANTIKASLAEYNYFQMVTVDGKDVKMKAPADIVASFDNNQLIVLFEDQPQQPLRLKGKIDLGVYDPTFYTAIDFTDDTNLSVKDLPSSCNRSVIRPDPDQAIAQNQKTLTEAFFNDPTGTDMSKIFATKLELNCRPEG
- a CDS encoding amidase; protein product: MPSQRDPFNAFLDLPQVAVSHAQSGPLAGLSLAVKDIFDVAGYVTGCGNPDKGENGAAAAKTAPTVRKLLDAGARFVAKTQTDELAFSLMGQNAHFPRPVNPAAPNRVTGGSSSGSAAAVASGLADIATGSDTGGSIRAPASFCGLIGLRTTHGAISLEGTMPLAPSFDTFGWFARDIGTYEKVAEVLFGREDAVSLAHPRPFRLAALNDLLLGNVEAAEYRRMIDAIAPILGESKIAPALTHDLDDLYWCFRKLQASEAWGSHGRWIEEGDRRLGPGVKERFAYGASIDQGTVTTETACRASFRAELADRLGDDGILVLPTVPGAAPLAASSFDETQAYRERALHLLCLSGLSGFPQITLPLGTVDGAPFGISLLSPQGSDLALVRLGRRILETAGKA
- a CDS encoding GNAT family N-acetyltransferase, with protein sequence MDIAKILPAALPAFIITAENGADAAAREALLDRAMGAGRKRKSSEKLRRGRRPSEGLAFVARNETGAIVGTVRLWDVRLGEGGAPALLLGPLAVDPMVKSAGIGSALMRQAITEAGRLGHRAVLLVGDAPYYGRFGFSAEKTGRLAMPGPYERDRFLALELAEGALDGAHGTLKAAGRKAGERAGMRIVAA
- a CDS encoding LysR family transcriptional regulator; its protein translation is MDTLTRMRAFIDVVEAEGFSAAGRKIGRSKALLSKYVRELEDELGALLLNRTTRQFSLTEAGHTYYKRASEIVREIDSLSDAVRDSSGDVRGRIKLSAPRTMADAAVGQSMIDFARQYPDVSLEVHLDDRFVDLVEEGFDLAIRITRLENSSLIARKLAPFTLKLCGSQELIAKYGKPTRPQDLAHMPCVVDTNGRWASNWPFRGDDGDITSVPISGPMMVNSPITTRMAALAGLGFALLPDFVAAPEIKSGRLISLLEDRIDFNGGIFAVYPHRRYLPAKVRVFVDFMVQWFKTHETS
- a CDS encoding SCP2 sterol-binding domain-containing protein codes for the protein MGVQEIADQLKSKVASAGFDKSVKFDTGADGVIVIDGATVSTTDAPTDCTIKLSLDNLESLLAGDLNPTMAFMTGKLKVEGDMTVAMALSQLVG
- the denD gene encoding D-erythronate dehydrogenase, whose product is MRVLITGAAGMIGRKLTTRLAKDGALRGRRIAALDLHDIVAPKTPVAAGISTTIHTGDLAAPGAADALLRTRPDIVFHLAGVVSGEAEANFDLGYRVNLDGTRALFDAIRVAAYNPRVVFTSSIAVFGAPFPPVIPDDFHATPLTSYGTQKLVGEALLADYSRRGFFDGIGIRLPTICVRPGKPNKAASGFFSGIIREPLNGVEAMLPVPRSVVHTHASPRSAVGFLIRAAEIDGATVGPRRNITMPGVGVSVAEQIEALGRVAGVKAVALIREAPDEAVWAIVKNWPTRFEARRARELGFEAETSFDAIIHAHIEDELGE
- a CDS encoding nickel/cobalt transporter produces the protein MTKTTTRLIFCLLATAFVTAQLAGHAHAQSSLGIGTNDAMAPSTGLFSGFLTWVNLRQQQFYHALADAIKAMRQDGSKLWLLIGLSFVYGIFHAAGPGHGKAVISSYMLANEVALRRGILLSFISAFLQAITAIVVMLLAYFVLRGTSISMTDTAWFLEIASYAFVTVFGAWLLWRKLGPAVKRLFGAAPTYSLSAAHAHAGGHSHADHGHARAAHSHDHSAHDHHDHGHDHHDHAGHDHHHHDHHHHDHGPGQVCESCGHSHAPDPTLLAGDRFDWRSAWTAVAAVGIRPCSGALIVLSFAFLNGLWAGGILSVLAMAVGTAITVSLLATLAVTAKDWAVMLAGDGRFGNRVHSAIEIGGAAMVFLFGLILLTASLRA